Proteins from one Streptomyces sp. NBC_00390 genomic window:
- a CDS encoding aldehyde dehydrogenase family protein codes for MTMSFEYAPAPESRSVVDIAPSYGLFIDGEFTEAADGKVFKTVSPSSEEVLSEIAQAGSEDVDRAVKAARKAFGKWSALPGAERAKYLFRIARIIQERSRELAVLETLDNGKPIKETRDADLPLVAAHFFYYAGWADKLDHAGFGRNPQPLGVAGQVIPWNFPLLMLAWKIAPALATGNTVVLKPAETTPLSALFFADICRQAGLPKGVVNILPGYGDAGAALVAHPDIDKVAFTGSTAVGKAIAREIAGTHKKVTLELGGKGANIVFDDAPIDQAVEGIVNGIFFNQGQVCCAGSRLLVQESVQDELLDSLKRRLSTLRLGDPLDKNTDIGAINSEEQLSRITSLVEAGEAEGAERWSPACELPAAGYWFAPTLFTNVTQAHTIARDEIFGPVLSVLTFRTPDEAVAKANNSQYGLSAGIWTEKGSRILAVANKLRAGVVWANTFNKFDPTSPFGGYKESGFGREGGRHGLEAYLAPSSPEGEH; via the coding sequence ATGACCATGTCTTTCGAATACGCACCCGCACCCGAGTCGCGCTCCGTCGTCGACATCGCCCCGTCCTACGGCCTCTTCATCGACGGCGAGTTCACCGAGGCCGCCGACGGCAAGGTGTTCAAGACCGTCTCGCCCTCGAGCGAGGAGGTCCTGTCCGAGATCGCGCAGGCCGGCAGCGAGGACGTCGACCGCGCCGTGAAGGCCGCCCGCAAGGCGTTCGGGAAGTGGTCGGCGCTGCCGGGCGCGGAGCGCGCGAAGTACCTGTTCCGTATCGCGCGGATCATCCAGGAGCGCTCGCGCGAGCTGGCCGTCCTGGAGACGCTCGACAACGGCAAGCCGATCAAGGAGACCCGCGACGCGGACCTCCCCCTGGTCGCGGCGCACTTCTTCTACTACGCGGGCTGGGCCGACAAGCTCGACCACGCCGGGTTCGGGAGGAATCCCCAGCCGCTGGGCGTGGCCGGACAGGTCATCCCGTGGAACTTCCCGCTGCTGATGCTGGCGTGGAAGATCGCCCCCGCCCTCGCCACCGGCAACACGGTCGTGCTCAAGCCCGCCGAGACCACCCCGCTCTCCGCGCTGTTCTTCGCGGACATCTGCCGGCAGGCCGGTCTGCCGAAGGGCGTCGTCAACATTCTTCCCGGCTACGGGGACGCCGGCGCGGCGCTCGTCGCGCACCCGGACATCGACAAGGTCGCCTTCACCGGCTCGACCGCGGTGGGCAAGGCGATCGCCCGCGAGATCGCCGGCACCCACAAGAAGGTCACGCTGGAGCTGGGCGGCAAGGGCGCCAACATCGTCTTCGACGACGCCCCCATCGACCAGGCTGTCGAGGGCATCGTCAACGGCATCTTCTTCAACCAGGGCCAGGTCTGCTGCGCGGGCTCGCGCCTGCTGGTCCAGGAGTCGGTCCAGGACGAGCTGCTGGACTCCCTCAAGCGCCGCCTGTCCACGCTGCGCCTCGGCGACCCGCTGGACAAGAACACCGACATCGGCGCGATCAACTCCGAGGAGCAACTCTCCCGGATCACCTCGCTGGTCGAGGCGGGCGAGGCCGAGGGCGCCGAGCGCTGGTCCCCGGCCTGCGAGCTGCCCGCCGCCGGCTACTGGTTCGCCCCGACGCTGTTCACGAACGTCACTCAGGCGCACACCATCGCCCGCGACGAGATCTTCGGCCCCGTACTGTCCGTGCTGACCTTCCGTACGCCGGACGAGGCGGTCGCCAAGGCCAACAACAGCCAGTACGGCCTGTCGGCCGGCATCTGGACGGAGAAGGGCTCGCGCATCCTGGCGGTCGCGAACAAGCTCCGCGCCGGAGTGGTGTGGGCCAACACGTTCAACAAGTTCGACCCGACCTCGCCGTTCGGCGGTTACAAGGAGTCGGGCTTCGGCCGCGAGGGCGGTCGCCACGGCCTGGAGGCCTATCTCGCCCCGTCGAGCCCGGAGGGCGAGCACTGA
- a CDS encoding PH domain-containing protein, translated as MTSPQPPAESTTAQRVFRSSGGMVGGALLLVLTAWIVVDAVVQGEGRTPWLALAAALLLLPLIVMLTLRPAVFVDDERIRIRNPFRTITLPWAAVADVRAGYSSELFTETGKKYQLWAIPVSLRQRKSAARRQTRAAIDDPHGTTSVHADVADAKARMAPADRTIADLRELAERHAAQPGSPGEPQIRWAYELLAPAAAGAVLLAVLLAV; from the coding sequence ATGACAAGCCCCCAGCCGCCCGCCGAGTCCACCACCGCCCAGCGGGTCTTCCGTTCGTCCGGCGGCATGGTGGGCGGGGCGCTGCTGCTGGTGCTCACCGCCTGGATCGTCGTCGACGCGGTCGTGCAGGGCGAGGGGCGTACGCCGTGGCTCGCGCTCGCCGCGGCGCTGCTGCTCCTGCCGCTGATCGTGATGCTCACGCTGCGGCCCGCCGTCTTCGTGGACGACGAGCGGATCCGGATCAGGAACCCGTTCCGGACGATCACCCTGCCCTGGGCGGCCGTCGCCGACGTGCGGGCCGGGTACTCGAGCGAGCTCTTCACCGAGACGGGCAAGAAGTACCAGCTCTGGGCGATCCCCGTCTCGCTGCGCCAGCGCAAGAGCGCGGCGCGGCGTCAGACTCGGGCGGCGATCGACGACCCGCACGGCACGACCTCGGTGCACGCCGACGTCGCCGACGCCAAGGCGCGGATGGCACCGGCCGACCGGACCATCGCAGACCTGCGGGAGCTGGCCGAGCGCCATGCGGCGCAGCCCGGATCACCGGGGGAGCCGCAGATCCGCTGGGCGTACGAACTGCTGGCCCCGGCCGCCGCCGGCGCCGTGCTGCTGGCGGTCCTGCTCGCGGTGTGA
- a CDS encoding phospho-sugar mutase has translation MQQDLIARANAWLAEDPDSETRDELGKLIEAQDLDELASRFSGTLQFGTAGLRGELGAGPMRMNRAVVIRAAAGLAAYLRAKGQGDGLVVIGYDARYKSADFARDTAAVMVAAGLRAAVLPRPLPTPVLAFAIRQLGAVAGVEVTASHNPPRDNGYKVYLGDGSQIVPPADAEIAAEIGAILSLDDVPRADEGWDTLGDEVVNAYLERTDAVLTAGSPRTVRTVYTAMHGVGRDVVLAAFERAGFPAPTLVQEQAEPDPAFPTVAFPNPEEPGAMDLAFETARRVRPDVVIANDPDADRCAVAVPDDSAEGGWRMLRGDEVGALLAEHLVHKGARGTFAESIVSSSLLGRIAEAARLPYEETLTGFKWIARVEGLRYGYEEALGYCVDPEGVRDKDGITAALLVAELVSELKEQGRTLTDLLDDLAVAHGLHATDQLSVRVEDLDIIAAAMRALREQPPALLAGLHVTSAEDLSLGTDKLPPTDGLRYYLDGEFKARVIVRPSGTEPKLKCYLEVVVPVAGASELGSARSRAAEVLAGIKRDLAAAAGI, from the coding sequence GTGCAGCAGGACCTCATCGCGCGGGCCAACGCGTGGCTGGCGGAGGACCCGGACAGCGAGACCCGGGACGAACTGGGCAAGCTCATCGAGGCGCAGGACCTCGACGAACTGGCCTCGCGGTTCAGCGGGACGCTGCAGTTCGGCACGGCCGGGCTGCGCGGGGAACTCGGGGCCGGGCCGATGCGGATGAACCGGGCCGTGGTCATCCGGGCCGCCGCGGGTCTCGCCGCGTACCTCAGGGCCAAGGGCCAGGGCGACGGTCTCGTCGTCATCGGCTACGACGCCCGGTACAAGTCCGCCGACTTCGCGCGCGACACCGCCGCCGTCATGGTCGCCGCGGGGCTGCGCGCCGCCGTACTGCCCCGTCCGCTGCCGACCCCCGTACTCGCCTTCGCCATAAGGCAGTTGGGCGCTGTCGCCGGTGTCGAAGTAACAGCGAGCCACAACCCGCCGCGCGACAACGGCTACAAGGTCTACCTGGGCGACGGCTCGCAGATCGTGCCGCCCGCCGACGCGGAGATCGCCGCCGAGATCGGCGCGATCCTCAGCCTCGACGACGTACCGCGCGCCGACGAGGGCTGGGACACGCTCGGCGACGAGGTCGTGAACGCCTATCTGGAGCGTACGGACGCCGTCCTGACCGCCGGTTCGCCGCGGACCGTGCGTACCGTCTACACGGCCATGCACGGCGTCGGCCGGGACGTCGTCCTCGCGGCGTTCGAGCGCGCCGGGTTCCCCGCCCCCACCCTGGTGCAGGAGCAGGCCGAGCCCGACCCCGCCTTCCCGACCGTCGCGTTCCCCAATCCCGAGGAGCCGGGCGCGATGGACCTGGCCTTCGAGACCGCCCGCCGGGTCCGGCCGGACGTGGTCATCGCCAACGACCCGGACGCGGACCGCTGCGCCGTCGCCGTACCCGACGACAGCGCCGAGGGCGGCTGGCGGATGCTGCGCGGCGACGAGGTCGGCGCTCTGCTCGCGGAGCACCTGGTGCACAAGGGCGCGCGCGGCACGTTCGCCGAGTCGATCGTGTCCTCGTCCCTGCTGGGGCGGATCGCGGAGGCGGCGAGGCTCCCGTACGAGGAGACCCTGACCGGCTTCAAGTGGATCGCCCGTGTCGAGGGCCTGCGCTACGGCTACGAGGAGGCCCTCGGCTACTGCGTCGACCCCGAGGGCGTACGCGACAAGGACGGCATCACCGCCGCGCTGCTCGTCGCGGAGCTGGTCTCGGAGCTGAAGGAGCAGGGCCGTACGCTCACCGATCTGCTCGACGACCTCGCCGTGGCACACGGGCTGCACGCCACCGACCAGTTGTCGGTGCGCGTCGAGGACCTGGACATCATCGCCGCCGCGATGCGGGCGCTGCGGGAGCAGCCGCCGGCGCTGCTCGCGGGACTGCACGTCACGAGCGCCGAGGATCTGAGCCTCGGCACGGACAAGCTGCCGCCGACGGACGGTCTGCGCTACTACCTCGACGGCGAGTTCAAGGCCCGTGTCATCGTCCGGCCGAGCGGCACCGAGCCCAAGCTCAAGTGCTACCTGGAGGTCGTGGTGCCGGTTGCCGGCGCGAGCGAGCTGGGCTCGGCCCGGAGCCGGGCGGCCGAGGTCCTGGCCGGTATCAAGCGGGATCTGGCGGCGGCCGCGGGCATCTGA
- the deoC gene encoding deoxyribose-phosphate aldolase, with protein sequence MPSTAPAFADVTTSDSTLRRYLHGLPGVDPVGLEARAASLGTRSIKTTAKAYAIDLAISMIDLTTLEGADTPGKVRALAAKAVRPDPTDRTTPTTAAVCVYPDMVATAKEALKGSGVKVASVATAFPAGRAALDVKLADTRDAVAAGADEIDMVIDRGAFLAGRYLKVFEEIRAVKEASGPARLKVIFETGELSTYDNIRRASWLGMIAGADFIKTSTGKVAVNATPANTLLMLEAVRDFREQTGVQVGVKPAGGIRTSKDAIKFLVLVNETVGADWLDNHWFRFGASSLLNDLLMQRQKLATGRYSGPDYVTVD encoded by the coding sequence ATGCCCAGCACCGCACCTGCATTCGCCGACGTAACCACGTCCGACAGCACACTGCGCCGCTATCTGCACGGGCTGCCCGGCGTCGATCCGGTCGGCCTGGAAGCGCGCGCCGCGTCTCTCGGCACCCGCTCGATCAAGACCACGGCGAAGGCGTACGCCATCGACCTGGCCATCTCGATGATCGACCTGACGACGCTGGAAGGCGCGGACACCCCGGGCAAGGTCCGGGCGCTCGCCGCCAAGGCCGTCCGTCCCGATCCGACCGACCGTACGACCCCGACGACCGCAGCGGTCTGCGTCTACCCCGACATGGTGGCCACCGCGAAGGAGGCCCTGAAGGGTTCCGGCGTCAAGGTCGCCTCCGTCGCCACCGCCTTCCCGGCCGGCCGCGCGGCGCTCGATGTGAAGCTCGCGGACACCCGTGACGCCGTCGCCGCCGGGGCCGACGAGATCGACATGGTGATCGACCGCGGCGCCTTCCTGGCCGGCAGGTACCTGAAGGTGTTCGAGGAGATCCGCGCCGTGAAGGAGGCCTCGGGCCCGGCCCGGCTCAAGGTCATCTTCGAGACCGGCGAGCTCTCCACGTACGACAACATCCGCCGCGCGTCCTGGCTCGGCATGATCGCCGGCGCCGACTTCATCAAGACCTCGACCGGCAAGGTCGCGGTCAACGCCACCCCGGCGAACACCCTGCTGATGCTGGAAGCCGTCCGCGACTTCCGGGAGCAGACTGGAGTACAGGTGGGCGTGAAGCCCGCCGGAGGCATCCGCACCAGCAAGGACGCGATCAAGTTCCTGGTGCTGGTGAACGAGACCGTCGGCGCGGACTGGCTGGACAACCACTGGTTCCGTTTCGGCGCCTCCAGCCTGCTGAACGACCTGCTGATGCAGCGCCAGAAGCTGGCGACCGGCCGGTACTCCGGTCCTGATTACGTGACGGTGGACTGA